In Rhodothermales bacterium, a single window of DNA contains:
- a CDS encoding purine-nucleoside phosphorylase, whose amino-acid sequence MRDLFDSMPAYVQAVEKAAELVVTLLGDAPATAVLVGSGLGSMVDRFDVHHRLNNADIPGASIPGVPSHKGQLTSVSVDGHPAWILDGRIHLYEGASPRQVVFLVRVLARAGVKRLFITNAAGGMNLSFGLGDLMLITDHINFMGVNPLEGPNHDHWGPRFPDMSDPYAARLRQALTRTAAREGIPLHEGVYVGIKGPNLETRAEYRMLRQLGADVVGMSTVPETLAAVHMGMEVAGVSVVTDVCDPDHLEPVSIDQILAAAAAAEPALARLVRAFIHGES is encoded by the coding sequence ATGCGCGATCTGTTTGATTCGATGCCGGCCTATGTGCAGGCTGTGGAAAAGGCCGCAGAGCTCGTAGTGACCCTTCTCGGGGATGCGCCCGCAACGGCTGTCCTTGTGGGCAGTGGACTCGGAAGCATGGTGGATCGATTCGACGTCCATCATCGCCTGAACAACGCCGATATTCCCGGAGCGAGTATTCCCGGTGTACCATCCCACAAGGGGCAGCTGACATCCGTTTCGGTTGATGGACATCCGGCGTGGATCCTGGATGGACGGATCCACCTGTATGAAGGGGCTTCCCCGCGTCAGGTTGTTTTTCTTGTACGGGTTTTGGCCCGCGCCGGCGTCAAGCGTCTGTTCATAACAAACGCCGCGGGCGGGATGAACCTGTCCTTCGGTCTGGGCGACTTGATGCTGATCACCGACCACATCAACTTCATGGGTGTCAACCCATTGGAAGGTCCCAACCATGATCACTGGGGGCCCCGGTTTCCGGACATGTCCGATCCGTACGCCGCCCGTCTGCGACAGGCATTGACCCGGACCGCCGCGCGGGAGGGAATACCGCTCCACGAGGGCGTGTACGTCGGCATCAAAGGTCCGAATCTGGAGACACGGGCAGAATATCGGATGCTCCGACAACTCGGTGCCGACGTTGTCGGCATGAGCACGGTACCTGAGACCTTGGCCGCCGTACACATGGGCATGGAAGTCGCGGGAGTGAGCGTGGTTACGGATGTTTGCGACCCTGATCATCTGGAGCCGGTTTCCATTGACCAGATCCTGGCGGCGGCCGCAGCGGCCGAGCCGGCACTGGCTCGACTCGTGCGCGCATTCATTCACGGAGAATCCTGA
- a CDS encoding DivIVA domain-containing protein: MKLSSLDIRKQEFSRSLRGYDLDEVDAFLNLISTQWQELTDELRRSEEKVREQQLKLDHYMKVEEALEEALKTARSSARQTLEHAEKRASDTLKESESRAQAILREAESERHAIRLETTRFKMRHKEVVAKLRAFLMSEMEMLAHHDAEEGRPLELEGSRVEFQPEPDSRPAPAPLRHAEPEQEDEPEQESRREPEPGIEQASQPEAVHDGVGIEDDEDTPSWKINDVFTPETHEEDADDGDEIRKIRRILDAMDDEDDARSV; encoded by the coding sequence ATGAAACTTTCTTCGCTGGACATCCGGAAACAGGAGTTTTCGCGCTCATTGCGTGGCTATGACCTGGATGAGGTCGACGCCTTCCTGAATCTGATCTCTACGCAGTGGCAGGAACTGACAGACGAACTTCGCCGGTCTGAGGAAAAGGTCCGTGAGCAGCAGCTGAAGCTGGATCACTATATGAAGGTCGAAGAGGCGCTGGAAGAGGCGCTGAAGACAGCCCGCTCGAGCGCCCGCCAGACCTTGGAGCATGCGGAAAAACGAGCGTCCGATACGCTCAAGGAATCGGAGTCGCGCGCGCAGGCCATCCTCCGGGAGGCGGAATCGGAGCGGCATGCCATTCGTCTGGAAACCACCCGGTTCAAGATGCGACACAAGGAAGTCGTTGCCAAACTGCGGGCCTTCCTGATGTCGGAAATGGAAATGCTGGCCCATCACGATGCAGAGGAGGGGCGTCCCCTTGAGCTGGAAGGCTCCCGGGTCGAATTCCAGCCCGAACCGGATTCACGGCCCGCGCCCGCACCCCTGCGCCATGCAGAGCCGGAGCAAGAAGACGAGCCCGAGCAAGAATCCAGGCGTGAACCGGAACCTGGAATCGAACAGGCATCCCAGCCGGAAGCTGTACACGATGGCGTCGGCATAGAGGATGACGAGGATACGCCATCCTGGAAGATCAACGACGTGTTCACGCCCGAAACCCACGAAGAAGACGCAGACGACGGGGATGAAATCCGGAAAATCCGCCGGATCCTCGACGCGATGGATGACGAGGACGATGCGCGATCTGTTTGA
- a CDS encoding YggS family pyridoxal phosphate-dependent enzyme: MTLEERLEAVRTRMAQAARRSGRDPGAVTLIAVSKTFPAQAVRDLHSLGQTDFGENKVQEFQEKSRELADTSIRWHLIGHLQRNKAKDVTEDVSLFHGLDSIRLARELQKRLLAAESRLDCLLQVNVSNEDSKFGVPVSQVASVLDGMTGLNRIHIRGFMTLASPADNPEDVRGEFALLKDISTRPDVAAHLVDAAHPVLSMGMSNDFEVAIEEGATHVRVGSALFGSRDPYLPG, translated from the coding sequence ATGACACTTGAAGAACGCCTTGAAGCCGTCCGGACCCGCATGGCCCAAGCCGCCCGCCGCTCCGGACGGGACCCCGGCGCCGTAACCTTGATTGCGGTATCGAAGACCTTTCCGGCCCAAGCCGTGCGCGACCTGCATAGCCTTGGACAGACCGATTTTGGGGAAAACAAGGTCCAGGAGTTCCAGGAGAAGTCCCGCGAATTGGCGGATACCTCAATACGATGGCATCTGATAGGCCACTTGCAGCGGAACAAGGCCAAGGATGTCACGGAGGATGTATCTCTTTTCCACGGTCTGGACAGCATCCGACTTGCTCGGGAACTGCAGAAGCGGCTTCTGGCCGCCGAATCCCGACTGGATTGCCTGCTTCAGGTCAACGTTTCAAATGAGGACTCCAAGTTCGGTGTGCCGGTCAGCCAGGTGGCGTCTGTCCTCGACGGCATGACCGGCTTGAACCGGATTCATATCCGGGGCTTCATGACGTTGGCCTCGCCGGCCGACAATCCTGAGGATGTCCGGGGAGAGTTTGCCCTGCTGAAAGACATTTCCACCCGTCCGGACGTGGCCGCGCACCTGGTGGATGCCGCCCATCCCGTGTTGTCCATGGGAATGAGCAACGACTTCGAAGTAGCCATTGAAGAGGGTGCTACACATGTCCGGGTGGGTTCTGCTCTTTTTGGTTCACGGGACCCGTATCTTCCGGGTTGA